CGGTCCAGCGCCTCGGGCTTGCCGGTGTCGATCTGGCAGAAGTCGCAGCGCCGGGTGCACTGGTCGCCACCGATGAGGAAGGTGGCCTCGCGGTCTTCCCAGCACTCGTAGATGTTGGGACAGCCCGCCTCCTGGCAGACCGTGTGCAGGCCCTCGCTCTTCACGAGGCTCTGCATCTTCGTGTACTCGGGACCCATTTTCGCCCGGGTCTTGATCCACTCGGGCTTGCGCTCGATGGGGGTCTGGGCGTTCCTGACCTCCAGGCGCAGCATCTTGCGTCCGTCGGGTGCGACTGCGGACACATCGGCTCCCTGTAACTTCGATTCGTCGGCGTACACCAGGGTACGCCCGTGCTGTTTCCGACCCTGCGTCTGGGCAACCTTCGGCTCCGGGGGTGCATTCCCCGCGCGCCGGAGGTCAGGCAGAGGCGCGCTCGATCTCGCGCGGCTTGAGATCCGCGTGCTCCAGGATGTCCCGCAGGTGCTTCTCGGCGACCGGCAGGACCTCGCCGATCGTGACGTCACGGCCCAGCTCGCCCGAGAGGGACGTCACACCCGCGTCGCGGATGCCGCACGGGATGATGCGGTCGAACCAGGCGTTGTCCGGGTTCACGTTCAGCGCGAAGCCGTGCATGGTGACGCCCTTGGCGACCCGGATGCCGATCGCGGCGATCTTGCGGTCCTCGCGGCGCTGGCCCGCGTTGGAGGGCGCGTACTCCGGGCCGTTCATCCGCGGGTCGAACTCGTCGTCCGTCAGCCGCGGGTCGAAGTCGAGGGAGAGTCCGCCCAGGGACGGCCGCTGCTCCACCGGATCCCCGAGCACCCACACCCCGCTGCGGCCCTCGACCCGCGAGGTCTCCAGGCCGAACTCCGCACACGTACGGATAAGAGCCTCTTCGAGACGCCGTACATGTGCTACGACGTCCACCGGACGCGGCAGCTTCTGGATCGGGTAGCCCACCAGCTGGCCCGGGCCGTGCCAGGTGATCTTGCCGCCGCGGTCCACGTCGATCACCGGCGTGCCGTCGAGCGGGCGTTCGTTGTCCGCGGTGCGACGGCCCGCCGTGTAGACCGGCGGGTGCTCCAGGAGCAGACAGGTGTCGGGCACCTCGTCCAGGAACCGGGCGGCGTGCACCCGGCGCTGCTCGTCCCACGCCTCCTGGTACTCCACGGCCTCGGCACCGAATCCCATGCGGACGAACCGCAGCTCACTCACGGCAAGCGCCTCCCTTGAAGCTTCCTCACGCACACGGCAGGCACGCGGTGCCTGCGTCAGGCACGTAACGCGCCCAAGCCACTGTACGTCCGGCCGATTCCCGTCAGCCCCGCGGCCAATCCTCACACGATCGGATGAATGAACGTCGAAATGTGCGATCGCCTGCTTACGCTCCGCTACATTCGCGCCGTTCACGAGGCCATAAGGGCTGCTCACTAGGCAATCCGGGCACCCACACGTGCCTGGAAGGCAGGAGACCGCACCGCAGATGACGGAACGACCCGCGCAGCGCACGCCCAACCGTCAGCTCGCCGCGCTCATCGCAGAAGCGGGGTTCTCCAACGCAGGTCTCGCCCGACGCGTGGACCAGCTCGGCCTGGAACACGGCCTGGATCTCAGATACGACAAGACCTCGGTCACCCGGTGGCTGCGCGGACAGCAGCCGAGAGGGACGACGCCCGCGCTCATCGCCGAGGTCTTCACCCGCAGACTCGGCCGTCGGCTCACCGCACTCGACCTCGGGCTCGACGCGTGCGCACCCGTGTACGCCGGGCTGGAGTTCGCCGCCACCCCCGAGGAAGCCGTCGACATCGTCAGCGGCCTGTGGCGCAAGGACTCCGGCAGCCACGCCGAACTCCGCAAGATCGCCTTCACCCCGGCCGGGCTCGTCGTGCCCAGCCGGGACTGGCTCATCGGGCGCGCCGACGACCGCGTCAGCCGCGGCGACCCGGCAACCGTGCGCGTCCCCCCGCAGGGCCGGCCCGCTGTGCCCCGGCAGCGGCACCAGACCGAGCGCGGCCCCGGACAGAAGGTCACCGGCGGCGACATCGCCGCGCTGCGCTCGGTGGGCGAGCTGTTCCGCACCCTCGACAACGCCTACGGCGGCGGCCACGCCCGCCAGGCACTCGTCCGCTACCTGGAGCACGAGGCCGAGCCGATGCTGCGCGGCACCTACGGCGAGCAGACCGGACGGCGGCTGTTCGCCGCCGCCGCCGACCTCACCCGGCTGGCCGGCTGGACCTCGTACGACATCGCCGCGCACGGGCTCGCCCAGCGGTACTACGTCCAGGCACTGCGGCTCTCCCAGGCCGCCGGCGACCGGGCATACGGCTCGTACGTCCTCGTCACGATGAGCCGCCAGGCCGTCTACCTCGGCCACGGCCGCGAGGCCGTGCAACTCGCCCGCGTCGCCCAGCAGGGCGTCGGATCGGCCGTACCACCCGTCGTACAGGCCCTGTTGCACGCGGCGGAGGCACGCGGGCACGGCGTCCTCGGGGAGGTGCGGGCCTGCACGGCGTCGTTGGTACGCGCCGAACGGGCCCTGGAGACCTCCCGGACCGGCGACGACATCCCGTACTGGGCCCGGTTCTTCGACGAGGCCCAGCTCGCCGACGACTTCGGGCACTGCCACCGGGACCTCCAGCAGTACCGGGCCGCCGCCCAGCACGCCGAGCGCTCCCTCCAGCTGCGCGCGCCCGCCTACGCGCGCAGCCGGCTCTTCTGCCGGGTCGTCCTCGCCTCGGCCCGGCTCGGGCTCGGCGAACTCGACCAGGCCTGCCAGCTGGGGGCGGAGGCAGCCGCCCAGGCGGCGGAGATGCGGTCGGTGCGGGCGATCGAGTACGTACGGGACTTCGAGCGGCGGCTCGAGCCCTACCGTGACGCCGCGCCGGTACGGGGGTACCGGGACCGGGTGGCGGCGCTCGGCTGACGCGGCCCGCACTGCGTTTCAGGCGGCCGCTTCGAGGACTTCCTCCAGGAGCGCCGGGTGCGCGCCCACGTCCGTGAGCAGGGCGTGGGCGGCCCTGCGGCCCGAGTGCAGCGCGCCCTGCACGGTGCTCGTGTCGCGGTGGTCGCCGCAGACGTACAGCCCGGCCAGGAGCCGTACCGGACGCCGCAGATCGTGCGGTGGCGGCATCGCGGGCACCGCCTCCGGGTCGTGGTGCACCGCGAGGAGCTCCCAGCGCTTGGTCGACGTCCCGTACAGGCGGGCCAGTTGGGTGCGCACCGCCGTGTCCAGGTGGGCTGCGGCCGGGGGAGTGCCGAGCACCGTCGAGGAGATCAGCACCCGGCCCGCGGGCGCGCGCGTCGGGTCGACCTGGCTCACCACCGCGGTGTGCGCCACCGGTCCGCCGCGGTCGGCGTCCAGGAGCAACGCCGGGTCGGTCAGCGGGGGTTCGTCCGTGGTGTGGTGCAGCACCGTCACCGGGTGGAAGGCCGGTACGCGCAGGCCCGGCAGGAGGCGGGCGGCGGCGCGGGCTCCGGTCGCCAGCAGCAGGGCCCGGCAGGTGAGTTCGCCGTGGTCCCTGGTGGTGACAGTGGTGGTGGATACGGCGGTGACCTGGACGCCCGTGTGGACCGTGCCCGGCGGGAGCGCCGCGGCGAGCAGTTCCGGAAGCGCGTCCGCGCCGCCCTCCGGCAGACAGAGACGGCCCGTCGCGAAGGCGTGCAGGGCCAGGTCCGCGCAGCGGCTCGATGTGCGTAGCTCCGGGTCGCAGAGCAGCGCGGCCAGGAGCGGGCGCAGGAAGCCGTCGACGGTGCGGGGCGGGAGGCCGCGGTGCGTCAGTGCCTCGGCGGCGGGCAGGTCCGGGCGGGTCAGGAGGCGGCGTGGCGGGGTGGCGGCGAGACGGGTCAGGGCCGCGCCCAGGCGGGCACGGTCCCCGGGGCCGCCGAGGGGGCCCGGAGCCTGGCCGGGGCCGCTGTGGGGCGGGGCAGGCGGGGGGCGCTTGCGAGGGCGCGTGCGGCGGTGAATGCGCCCCTTGTGCTCCGGGAGCTCGGAGTGTGCCTGGGCGCCGGGGGCTCGGGGGAGGGGTGGGGGCGGCGGCGTGGTGGTGGCGGCCGTCGCTGTGCAGCAGGACCCCCGGGGAGAACGGGCGCAGGGCCAGGGCGTCCAGGCCCGGGGTGCAGCGGAGTTCGGGGTACGAGGTGAAGAGCAGCTGGCCTATCCGGTCGAGCCGGAAGCCGTCCACTTTCTCCGTCGACATACGGCCCCCCACGTGTGGGGACGCCTCCAGGACCGTGACCCTCAGGCCTGCCCTGGTCAGATGGTGCGCGGCCGAGAGTCCGGCGACTCCGGCCCCTACGACGACGACGTCCACGTCGTGCGAGACCTCGCCGATCTCGCCGTGGCCCGTGTGCTCCATGTGCTTCGCGTGGTCCGCCTGGCGTGCGGGCTCTAGCACGTGCCCCTCCTCGAGGTTGCGCGGCCGGTGGAGACGTCATGCCCCCAACAGACTTCCGGAATACCCGAGTTCGGAATGAGGGTAGGTGCGGGGGGAGCTGTGCGGGGGGATGGCATGGGCGCATGCGGGGGCATGGCGGGGCGCCCATCGCAGTGGGGTGTGTGGTGGGTCGGGGCCGTGCCGGTACGTCTTGCCCGTCGCCGCGTGGGCGTACTGCCCGGGGGTTGTATACGGCGGGACTTTGCGGGCGGTCTGCTACGCGACGGGCAGAGACGTACCGGCACGGCCCCTTGCGCCGGATCGCGGCTGCGGGTGCGTGGTCCGTCCTCCCTGCGGGCAATCGTGCCGCTGGGGCGGCACGGGTGGGCGCAGGCGGCGCCTCGTCAGCGCCGGGTTGCGCGACCCACCCCCGGCCAGCACCCGCGCCGGGTGACCGTGCAAAGCAAGGGGGCCCCGGGGTTTGCCCACCCACCCCGGGGGCCGGACTCACGCCGGGTAAGTGGACGTATGGCTCAGCGCAGAGCTGATCGCAGGGCGGCGTCGATGGTGGGAAACGCGAAGGTGAAGCCGGAGGAGAGGAGACGCGTGGGGAGGACGCGTTGGCTGCCGAGGATGTCGCCCGCCATCTCGCCGAGCGCGAGCCGCAGCGCCGGAGCGGGCGTGGCGAAGA
Above is a genomic segment from Streptomyces sp. R21 containing:
- the lipB gene encoding lipoyl(octanoyl) transferase LipB, with the translated sequence MSELRFVRMGFGAEAVEYQEAWDEQRRVHAARFLDEVPDTCLLLEHPPVYTAGRRTADNERPLDGTPVIDVDRGGKITWHGPGQLVGYPIQKLPRPVDVVAHVRRLEEALIRTCAEFGLETSRVEGRSGVWVLGDPVEQRPSLGGLSLDFDPRLTDDEFDPRMNGPEYAPSNAGQRREDRKIAAIGIRVAKGVTMHGFALNVNPDNAWFDRIIPCGIRDAGVTSLSGELGRDVTIGEVLPVAEKHLRDILEHADLKPREIERASA
- a CDS encoding regulator, giving the protein MTERPAQRTPNRQLAALIAEAGFSNAGLARRVDQLGLEHGLDLRYDKTSVTRWLRGQQPRGTTPALIAEVFTRRLGRRLTALDLGLDACAPVYAGLEFAATPEEAVDIVSGLWRKDSGSHAELRKIAFTPAGLVVPSRDWLIGRADDRVSRGDPATVRVPPQGRPAVPRQRHQTERGPGQKVTGGDIAALRSVGELFRTLDNAYGGGHARQALVRYLEHEAEPMLRGTYGEQTGRRLFAAAADLTRLAGWTSYDIAAHGLAQRYYVQALRLSQAAGDRAYGSYVLVTMSRQAVYLGHGREAVQLARVAQQGVGSAVPPVVQALLHAAEARGHGVLGEVRACTASLVRAERALETSRTGDDIPYWARFFDEAQLADDFGHCHRDLQQYRAAAQHAERSLQLRAPAYARSRLFCRVVLASARLGLGELDQACQLGAEAAAQAAEMRSVRAIEYVRDFERRLEPYRDAAPVRGYRDRVAALG